A genomic stretch from Telmatocola sphagniphila includes:
- a CDS encoding patatin-like phospholipase family protein — protein MAKGLRISVVWLFLATVAGCSAPAMSLQSYSKQGIDPRRVMDPAAQSEAEQLCNWVEFYSMCEQLKATRKPEVMPPKKSVLVLSGGGTYGAYTAGVLVGWSEAGNRPNFDVVTGVSTGALIAAMVFLGPEMDGELKRLYTTVSNNDIYIQKLLPRGILSESLADNTPLEKMIMQVVTPDYLTKVAAEHRKGRRLYVGTTEMDSRQPIIWDMGAIACQGTAESRVLFSKLLLASAAIPGFFPPVRIPVEIDGRRSEELHVDGGVTQAVFARPPWMPANLRNGSHQLFGSDLYIITAGKLYADPQSIKLRALNIAATSVSTLIYSQTRDQLFKLYAVSVLTGMNYRLTSIPEEFPVPEDATTFDPITMSKMFDEGVRQIRIGQAWRDSPPGFEKGEEISVRAGVKLSTDQFNPQSVMQPAAKSAVIPKTENGIPIGPMKGN, from the coding sequence GTGGCGAAGGGTCTTCGAATCTCGGTAGTCTGGCTGTTCCTGGCAACAGTGGCGGGCTGTTCTGCGCCCGCGATGAGTTTGCAGTCCTATTCGAAGCAAGGGATCGATCCGCGGCGCGTCATGGATCCGGCGGCTCAGTCCGAGGCCGAGCAGCTTTGTAACTGGGTCGAGTTTTACTCGATGTGCGAGCAGTTGAAAGCTACCCGCAAACCGGAAGTGATGCCGCCGAAAAAGAGCGTGCTGGTCCTCTCCGGCGGCGGTACCTACGGGGCTTACACGGCCGGTGTGCTGGTCGGGTGGTCCGAGGCGGGCAATCGTCCTAACTTCGATGTCGTTACCGGCGTTTCGACCGGCGCTCTGATCGCGGCCATGGTCTTCCTGGGCCCCGAAATGGATGGCGAATTGAAGCGGCTCTATACCACCGTTTCCAACAACGATATCTACATTCAGAAACTTCTGCCCCGCGGCATCCTTTCGGAATCACTGGCCGACAATACGCCGCTCGAAAAGATGATCATGCAAGTGGTCACTCCCGATTACTTGACTAAGGTTGCGGCGGAGCATCGCAAGGGGCGTCGACTATACGTTGGCACTACTGAAATGGATAGCCGTCAGCCGATCATCTGGGATATGGGGGCGATCGCCTGCCAGGGTACTGCAGAATCCCGGGTTCTCTTCAGCAAACTGCTCTTGGCATCTGCTGCGATTCCAGGTTTCTTTCCGCCCGTGCGAATCCCGGTGGAAATCGATGGTCGCCGGAGCGAGGAATTGCACGTCGATGGCGGGGTAACGCAGGCGGTATTTGCCCGTCCACCCTGGATGCCGGCGAATCTTCGCAATGGGTCGCACCAGCTATTCGGCTCGGATCTCTATATCATCACGGCCGGGAAGCTTTATGCGGATCCTCAGTCGATCAAGTTGCGAGCTTTGAATATCGCGGCCACCAGCGTCAGTACGCTCATTTATTCCCAAACCCGCGATCAACTTTTCAAGCTCTACGCGGTGAGCGTTCTGACCGGTATGAATTATCGCTTGACCTCGATTCCCGAAGAATTCCCTGTACCGGAAGATGCTACGACTTTCGACCCGATTACCATGTCGAAAATGTTCGACGAAGGCGTTCGGCAGATACGCATAGGCCAGGCTTGGCGAGATTCTCCTCCCGGCTTTGAAAAGGGAGAGGAAATTTCCGTTCGGGCCGGCGTGAAACTCTCTACGGATCAGTTCAACCCGCAGTCCGTGATGCAACCCGCCGCCAAAAGCGCGGTTATTCCTAAGACTGAAAATGGCATTCCCATCGGTCCGATGAAAGGGAATTGA
- a CDS encoding amidohydrolase family protein translates to MNRREFVAAGISAIALSPLSAKEAPMQPIIDTHQHLWDLTKVKLSWLKEGSPLNNQFRPQEYATATADVGIVKSVYMEVDVVPDNQQIEADYIIDLCKSKKTPTVAAVLGGHPSSEGFAKYVAQFKGSPYVKGIRQVIHVDSTPAGYCNSKDFEKGVQLLGELGLSFDICIRPGEIPYGAKLVDACPHTRFILDHCGNAPINDAAQMATWKKDIADIASRKNIVCKVSGIVASAKKGAWNADTLAPAINHTIEAFGWDRVMFGGDWPVCTLAASYKEWVAALKSIVSNQSKENQMKLFHDNAAKFYGLT, encoded by the coding sequence ATGAATCGTCGTGAATTTGTCGCCGCCGGGATCAGTGCCATTGCACTCAGTCCTCTCTCCGCAAAGGAAGCACCCATGCAGCCAATAATCGATACGCATCAGCATCTCTGGGACCTTACGAAAGTGAAGCTCAGTTGGCTCAAAGAGGGGTCGCCGCTCAATAATCAGTTTCGGCCCCAAGAGTATGCCACGGCGACTGCTGATGTGGGGATTGTGAAATCAGTCTACATGGAAGTCGATGTGGTTCCGGATAATCAGCAGATCGAGGCCGATTACATTATTGATCTCTGCAAGAGCAAGAAGACTCCCACCGTCGCGGCGGTACTCGGTGGACATCCCTCGTCGGAAGGATTCGCCAAATACGTCGCTCAGTTCAAGGGAAGCCCCTACGTTAAAGGCATCCGGCAGGTGATACACGTCGATTCGACGCCCGCGGGTTACTGCAACAGTAAAGATTTTGAAAAAGGGGTGCAACTATTGGGTGAGCTCGGATTGAGTTTCGATATCTGCATCCGTCCCGGCGAAATTCCCTACGGCGCCAAACTGGTGGATGCCTGCCCGCATACGCGTTTCATTCTCGATCACTGTGGGAATGCTCCCATAAATGATGCCGCGCAAATGGCGACCTGGAAAAAGGATATCGCCGATATCGCGAGCCGCAAGAATATCGTTTGCAAGGTGTCCGGCATCGTCGCCTCGGCCAAAAAAGGGGCTTGGAATGCCGATACGCTGGCCCCGGCTATTAATCACACGATCGAAGCTTTCGGCTGGGATCGGGTGATGTTTGGCGGAGATTGGCCTGTATGTACGCTCGCGGCGAGCTATAAAGAATGGGTAGCTGCTTTGAAGAGCATCGTGTCCAATCAGTCGAAAGAAAACCAGATGAAGCTCTTCCATGATAACGCAGCCAAGTTTTATGGCTTAACTTAA
- a CDS encoding PDZ domain-containing protein, translating into MAALTTLLLMFTCAPVPKGPTPDLKMPGYLGVQFDEVEKGILLTNVYDESPAKRAGLEPSDVITQISGRQVRDMLTVQNMIYETPPNTLIVIGILRGDKVLNVKLRVGHRPKDFPVYPLNQNETVILP; encoded by the coding sequence ATGGCCGCTCTTACGACGCTCCTACTGATGTTCACCTGTGCCCCTGTTCCCAAGGGGCCCACTCCCGATCTTAAGATGCCCGGCTACCTGGGCGTCCAGTTCGATGAAGTGGAGAAGGGGATTCTGCTCACCAACGTGTACGACGAATCCCCCGCCAAGCGAGCAGGACTCGAGCCAAGCGATGTGATAACGCAGATTTCGGGCCGACAGGTCAGGGATATGCTTACCGTTCAAAATATGATTTACGAAACCCCGCCGAATACGCTGATTGTCATCGGAATTCTGCGGGGTGACAAAGTCTTAAATGTAAAATTGCGCGTCGGTCATCGACCCAAGGATTTTCCCGTTTATCCGCTCAACCAGAATGAGACGGTGATACTTCCTTAA
- a CDS encoding PDZ domain-containing protein, whose product MYSALATLLFSCCMPIPKPAIPDQYAPGYFGVRMTPEGRLVRITEVVEDTPASRAGIQPGDLLQKIGTYQVDGDDELREMITTLRPGTRLPIVVTRKGKNLTLSLTVTSKN is encoded by the coding sequence GTGTACTCCGCATTGGCTACCCTTCTGTTTTCCTGCTGCATGCCCATACCTAAACCGGCAATTCCGGATCAGTACGCACCGGGATATTTCGGTGTCCGCATGACCCCCGAGGGAAGATTGGTTCGCATTACCGAGGTCGTCGAAGATACGCCGGCCTCCCGCGCCGGCATACAACCGGGGGATCTTCTTCAAAAAATTGGGACCTATCAGGTCGATGGCGATGATGAACTTCGCGAGATGATTACCACATTACGGCCGGGTACTCGATTACCGATTGTAGTGACTCGCAAGGGCAAGAATCTCACTCTTTCGCTTACCGTCACTTCCAAGAATTAG
- a CDS encoding enoyl-CoA hydratase-related protein, whose protein sequence is MRNTATLQLDLNDHFAVISFDRVNSKLNVLTRELWTDLQLALKEIKEDHTLQGLILQSTKPGVFLAGADIKELYPRQTGDMKSVEEFIDLGNNTLSMLESLPFPTVALIDGVCLGGGLEVTLACDLRIEGDNPKLSLGFPEVKLGLIPGWGGTQRFSRLYSSPLAAELICTGEPKTRLFDWRTDSEKLMEFGKSLLKSSSSSYQEARRRKHDPKHDVQPLDVSEYHSDNLNRQPAINEALRIIQEGIHLPFQEALKLEREAFMRLVPSTGAQTLMGEFFNRPRGG, encoded by the coding sequence ATGAGGAACACGGCGACTCTCCAACTCGATCTTAACGACCATTTCGCAGTGATCAGTTTCGATCGGGTGAACAGCAAGCTCAACGTGCTGACTCGGGAACTCTGGACGGACCTGCAGCTTGCCCTGAAAGAAATCAAGGAAGACCACACACTTCAGGGGCTGATTCTGCAAAGCACCAAACCGGGGGTTTTTCTCGCAGGAGCCGATATCAAGGAGTTGTATCCCCGCCAAACGGGGGACATGAAATCGGTCGAGGAATTCATCGATCTGGGCAACAATACTCTTTCGATGCTCGAATCGCTCCCTTTTCCAACCGTGGCGTTGATCGACGGCGTCTGCCTCGGAGGGGGTTTGGAAGTCACCTTGGCCTGCGATCTTCGAATTGAAGGGGATAACCCCAAGCTGAGTCTGGGATTTCCGGAAGTCAAACTGGGCTTAATTCCCGGCTGGGGCGGCACGCAAAGATTTTCCCGGCTCTATTCCAGCCCGTTGGCCGCCGAGCTCATCTGCACGGGAGAACCGAAAACTCGGCTGTTCGATTGGAGAACCGACTCGGAAAAATTAATGGAATTTGGCAAAAGTCTGCTGAAATCCAGCTCGAGTTCGTATCAGGAAGCCCGCCGTCGCAAACACGATCCTAAACACGATGTGCAACCGCTGGATGTTTCGGAATATCATTCGGACAACCTAAACCGGCAGCCAGCCATCAACGAAGCCCTGAGGATCATACAGGAAGGTATCCACCTACCCTTTCAGGAAGCGCTGAAACTGGAACGGGAAGCTTTTATGAGGCTGGTCCCCAGTACCGGCGCTCAGACCTTGATGGGTGAATTTTTCAACCGTCCCCGGGGTGGCTAA
- a CDS encoding BBP7 family outer membrane beta-barrel protein, with the protein MRNRFLSSVAAMAAGASLAWGQVPGTPPQGYGDGMLMPAGHQQAPLIPPQMAPSEAALMGGGPGPEYPPPGNFQDMFNGGKGVPSLTSSFTGWPIVWGSVDYLLWTPKSANINYPIATTGAAASGGILGNASTGTIYPGDANFGFGSGYRITFGAFLGDDRRVGFEGSGYQMATQSKSYSISSDGAGFPLIARPYVNAVGLAQSSYIVAAPNVASGTLGYKFDTSSFGVEGNWLLNIYRTCPGDDCGYGLNVNFIAGFRYAEIEEHLLIGSTSTALQTPGAQPTPFVGTFQPGLTITTVNDSIRTDNQFYGGQVGIQTEIQNGRAFWRFDAKLAIGDMHETADINGYSALTRGTDVNATTSTAIGGLYANTNTIGRYRQDQFAIIPDFNLTFGYHLLKCCTVQVGYNFIYFNNVARPTDVVSPVINPAVIPTNAAFGTNLPVVPIGSRIQQTDYYLQGLNFGVTFQY; encoded by the coding sequence ATGCGAAATCGTTTTTTGAGTTCGGTCGCCGCGATGGCGGCAGGAGCGAGTCTGGCCTGGGGTCAGGTGCCCGGTACACCTCCACAAGGTTATGGCGATGGAATGTTAATGCCTGCGGGTCACCAGCAGGCTCCGCTGATCCCTCCCCAGATGGCTCCTTCGGAAGCTGCACTGATGGGTGGCGGTCCAGGGCCAGAATATCCCCCACCGGGGAATTTCCAGGATATGTTTAACGGCGGGAAAGGCGTTCCGTCGCTGACTAGCAGCTTCACCGGCTGGCCAATCGTCTGGGGCAGCGTCGATTACTTGCTCTGGACTCCCAAGTCTGCCAATATCAACTACCCGATAGCGACGACCGGGGCTGCCGCCAGCGGCGGTATCCTGGGCAACGCTTCAACGGGTACGATCTATCCGGGCGACGCTAATTTTGGCTTCGGCTCCGGTTATCGAATCACCTTTGGGGCCTTCTTAGGCGATGATCGCCGAGTTGGGTTCGAAGGCTCGGGATACCAGATGGCCACCCAGTCGAAGTCTTACTCGATCTCCAGCGACGGGGCTGGCTTCCCGCTGATTGCCCGTCCGTACGTCAATGCCGTCGGACTTGCTCAATCTTCCTACATCGTTGCCGCTCCGAACGTTGCTTCCGGTACACTCGGTTACAAGTTCGACACCAGCAGCTTCGGTGTGGAAGGAAACTGGCTGTTGAACATCTACCGCACCTGCCCCGGGGATGACTGCGGCTACGGTTTGAATGTGAACTTTATCGCGGGCTTCCGTTATGCGGAAATTGAAGAGCATCTGCTCATCGGTTCGACCAGTACCGCTCTGCAGACTCCGGGTGCTCAACCGACGCCCTTCGTTGGAACTTTCCAGCCTGGCTTGACGATTACCACCGTAAATGACTCCATCCGAACGGATAACCAGTTCTACGGTGGTCAGGTCGGTATCCAGACGGAAATACAGAACGGTCGAGCTTTCTGGAGATTCGATGCCAAGCTGGCTATCGGTGACATGCACGAAACGGCCGACATCAACGGCTATTCCGCTTTGACCCGGGGTACCGATGTGAACGCCACGACCAGCACGGCCATCGGTGGTCTGTATGCGAACACCAACACGATCGGTCGGTATCGACAGGATCAGTTCGCTATTATTCCCGACTTCAATCTGACCTTCGGTTATCACCTGCTGAAGTGCTGCACGGTTCAAGTGGGTTATAACTTCATCTACTTCAACAACGTAGCTCGACCGACGGATGTGGTCAGCCCGGTGATCAATCCAGCAGTCATCCCGACCAACGCTGCTTTCGGGACGAACCTGCCAGTGGTACCCATCGGCAGCCGGATCCAGCAGACGGATTATTATCTTCAAGGTCTGAACTTCGGTGTGACCTTCCAGTACTAA
- a CDS encoding aldehyde dehydrogenase family protein: MLSFKHPGRHCIAGSWHPGTGEILSRNPANLDEIIGAFPVGTQAESIEAVAAARHAFPNWRRTSRLHRAECFNRLANIIERDQEYLAELMAREVGKTLSECRAEVVEGLHMVQYVFGTGRMPTGYVIDSEISEKDAFLRRKPWGVVAVITPWNFPFAVPLWMLGPSLLEGNTAVFKPSEDSPAIGQRLFELFLEAGFPPGTINLLHGDGTTGEALVDNPEVSVVLFTGSYEVGKRIQQVSANHFDRIVAAEMGSKSAVIICDDARIDLAVSAGLISAFKTSGQRCVSAGRLLVQEKIFDKFAEKLLTVTKRIRIGNPLDERNFTGPVIHENSVEKVLKYNRLSKEEGAEVLLVGERMLDHEHKRGCYLTPHVYRIAHSPQIRCIREEVFGPHLALIPFKTLDDAIEIYNDTDFGLSMAVITEDFRKMRLFREECNFGMGYVNLPCIGAEVHLPFGGVKKSGNGHPSAAGLVDAVTHKIAWTVNHGTEIKMAQGLKTDV; the protein is encoded by the coding sequence ATGTTAAGTTTCAAGCATCCCGGCCGACATTGCATTGCGGGTTCCTGGCATCCCGGCACTGGGGAAATTCTCAGCCGCAATCCGGCCAATCTGGATGAGATCATCGGAGCCTTCCCGGTCGGTACTCAGGCAGAATCCATCGAAGCCGTGGCTGCGGCCCGGCATGCCTTTCCGAACTGGCGGCGCACGAGTCGCCTGCACAGAGCGGAATGCTTCAATCGGCTGGCGAATATCATCGAGCGAGATCAGGAATATCTGGCCGAGTTAATGGCTCGCGAAGTGGGAAAAACTCTCTCGGAGTGCCGGGCGGAAGTGGTCGAAGGCCTGCACATGGTGCAGTATGTTTTCGGCACCGGACGCATGCCCACCGGTTACGTCATCGATTCGGAGATTTCCGAAAAAGACGCCTTCCTGCGTCGCAAGCCGTGGGGGGTGGTCGCCGTAATTACTCCCTGGAATTTTCCGTTCGCCGTGCCACTGTGGATGCTCGGCCCATCGCTTCTGGAAGGGAACACGGCCGTTTTCAAGCCTTCCGAAGACTCGCCGGCCATTGGTCAGCGCCTTTTCGAACTCTTCCTAGAAGCCGGTTTCCCGCCGGGAACGATCAATCTCCTGCACGGGGATGGGACGACTGGGGAAGCCCTGGTTGACAATCCCGAAGTGAGCGTGGTTCTTTTCACCGGGAGTTACGAGGTCGGTAAACGGATTCAGCAGGTCTCAGCAAATCACTTCGATCGAATCGTTGCAGCCGAAATGGGATCGAAGAGTGCCGTAATCATCTGCGACGACGCTCGAATCGATCTGGCTGTCTCGGCGGGACTCATCAGTGCTTTCAAGACAAGCGGCCAGCGCTGCGTTTCGGCCGGCCGACTTCTAGTTCAGGAAAAGATCTTCGATAAGTTCGCCGAAAAACTCCTGACGGTGACCAAACGCATTCGCATTGGAAATCCGCTCGACGAGCGAAATTTTACCGGACCGGTAATCCATGAGAATTCGGTGGAAAAGGTTCTGAAATATAACCGTTTGTCGAAGGAGGAGGGAGCCGAAGTGCTTCTGGTCGGCGAACGAATGCTCGATCACGAACACAAGCGGGGCTGCTATTTGACGCCTCATGTCTACCGGATTGCTCATTCGCCGCAGATACGATGTATCCGGGAAGAGGTGTTTGGGCCGCACTTGGCGCTGATTCCCTTCAAGACGCTCGACGACGCCATTGAAATCTACAACGATACCGATTTCGGGCTGTCCATGGCCGTGATTACCGAAGATTTTCGGAAGATGCGGCTGTTCCGCGAGGAGTGCAACTTCGGCATGGGGTATGTGAACCTTCCCTGTATCGGGGCAGAGGTTCACCTCCCGTTCGGCGGTGTCAAGAAGAGCGGCAACGGCCATCCGTCCGCGGCGGGACTGGTCGATGCGGTTACACACAAAATTGCCTGGACCGTGAATCACGGAACGGAAATCAAAATGGCTCAAGGGTTGAAAACTGATGTTTAA
- a CDS encoding acetyl ornithine aminotransferase family protein: MFALDHLPVPHLETSLPGPKAREWLEIDHQFVSESYTRVYPLVVARGSGAIVEDVDGNRFLDFTAGIAVNATGHCHPHVVAAIQDQSTKLLHMSGTDFYYGPQIELAEKLAQLAPGPSPKKVFFTNSGAESIEAALKLARWHTRRNRVVAFLGAFHGRTYGAMSLSASKLIHRAGFSPLVPDIHHVPFPRDCDNCASHKNRTLSACECLNEIENHLLHRIAPPEEVAAIFVEAIQGEGGYHVAPPGFLQGLRKLCDKHGILLVMDEVQTGMGRTGKMFAVEHFGVEPDIICLAKGIASGLPLGAIIAKSSVMNWPSGSHASTFGGNPVSCRAALATIELLELEYMANAAERGEQLRKGLRDLSLHHECLANVRGLGLMTAVDLVKDQPNWDYHPPLRDAVIQAAFHQGLLLLGCGESAIRFCPPLCITAEQIDLGLSILEDVLYDVEVAPLPRHQLEVVNVD; the protein is encoded by the coding sequence ATGTTCGCTCTGGATCATCTTCCCGTACCGCATCTGGAAACCTCTCTTCCGGGTCCGAAAGCCCGCGAGTGGCTGGAAATCGATCATCAATTCGTTTCGGAATCCTACACCCGCGTCTACCCGCTGGTCGTTGCCCGCGGCAGTGGCGCCATCGTGGAGGATGTGGACGGCAACCGTTTTCTCGATTTCACGGCCGGTATCGCGGTGAATGCCACCGGGCATTGTCACCCGCATGTGGTGGCCGCGATTCAGGATCAGTCGACTAAACTCTTGCATATGTCAGGCACCGATTTCTACTACGGCCCGCAAATCGAATTGGCGGAGAAATTGGCTCAACTGGCGCCGGGTCCCAGCCCGAAAAAAGTCTTTTTCACCAATAGTGGCGCTGAATCGATTGAGGCCGCACTGAAACTGGCCCGCTGGCACACCCGGCGAAATCGAGTCGTGGCCTTCCTGGGAGCTTTTCATGGCCGGACCTACGGAGCCATGTCTCTCTCGGCCTCCAAGCTCATTCATCGCGCGGGCTTTTCACCCCTGGTTCCAGACATTCATCACGTCCCTTTCCCTCGCGATTGCGATAACTGCGCTTCCCATAAGAATCGAACATTATCCGCCTGCGAGTGCCTGAACGAGATTGAAAATCATCTCCTCCATCGGATCGCTCCCCCGGAGGAAGTCGCCGCCATTTTCGTCGAAGCGATCCAAGGGGAAGGGGGCTATCACGTCGCACCACCGGGGTTCCTGCAGGGATTGAGAAAACTCTGCGACAAACATGGAATTCTACTGGTGATGGATGAAGTGCAGACCGGGATGGGTCGCACGGGCAAGATGTTCGCCGTGGAGCATTTCGGCGTCGAACCCGACATCATCTGTCTGGCGAAAGGGATTGCCAGCGGCCTACCTCTCGGCGCGATCATTGCCAAAAGTTCAGTGATGAATTGGCCCAGCGGTAGTCATGCCAGCACTTTCGGTGGTAACCCGGTCTCGTGCCGGGCCGCTCTGGCCACCATTGAACTGCTCGAGTTGGAGTACATGGCCAATGCGGCCGAACGCGGCGAGCAGCTTCGAAAAGGCTTACGCGATCTGTCGCTTCACCACGAGTGTCTGGCCAACGTTCGGGGATTGGGATTGATGACCGCGGTAGACTTGGTGAAGGATCAACCCAACTGGGACTATCACCCGCCGCTGCGCGATGCCGTCATTCAAGCCGCTTTTCATCAGGGCTTGCTGCTGTTGGGTTGCGGTGAATCAGCGATCCGTTTCTGCCCGCCTTTGTGCATCACGGCGGAGCAGATTGATCTGGGACTGTCGATTCTGGAAGATGTACTCTACGATGTCGAGGTAGCCCCGCTCCCCAGACATCAATTGGAAGTCGTGAATGTGGACTGA
- a CDS encoding thiolase family protein: MTVILSAVRTPIGKFLGGLSPLTAPQLGALVIQYFQLVPDQVIMGNVVQAGVGQNPSRQAALGAELPTTMDAHTVNMVCGSGLKAVMLADVSIRSGEAECIIAGGMESMSNAPHLLRGRTGFKYGDAQLTDALIHDGLYCPFEHWPMGNAAEHIAKKFGITRKDQDEFSVHSHLRAAAAWEQGFFNEEVLPVEVQSGKTTLRIDRDEGIRADSSVEALARLKPAFAKDGTVTAGNASQLSDGAAALVIASEVYAQKQGQKPLAKIRSQATSGVDPKDIFIAPVEAIQRAIAKAGLKLEDIDYFEINEAFAAQMLACCRELKLDPEKVNVQGGGVALGHPIGASGARVLTSLIHTLKRTGKKFGCASLCLGGGNAVAVIVENLA, from the coding sequence ATGACCGTTATTCTCTCCGCGGTTCGCACTCCCATCGGTAAATTCCTCGGCGGACTTTCTCCGTTGACCGCGCCGCAATTAGGGGCGCTCGTCATCCAGTATTTCCAACTGGTTCCCGATCAGGTGATCATGGGGAATGTGGTACAAGCCGGGGTCGGACAGAACCCCTCCCGACAAGCGGCCCTGGGCGCCGAACTACCGACCACGATGGACGCTCATACGGTAAACATGGTGTGCGGCTCGGGGCTGAAAGCCGTCATGCTCGCCGATGTCAGTATCCGATCCGGCGAAGCCGAGTGCATAATTGCGGGCGGCATGGAAAGCATGTCTAATGCGCCGCATCTGCTCCGGGGCCGAACCGGTTTCAAATACGGCGATGCTCAACTTACCGATGCCTTGATTCACGATGGCTTGTATTGCCCCTTCGAACACTGGCCGATGGGTAACGCCGCCGAGCACATTGCCAAAAAATTTGGCATCACCCGGAAAGATCAGGATGAATTTTCGGTTCATTCGCATCTTCGAGCTGCAGCGGCCTGGGAACAGGGCTTTTTCAACGAAGAAGTGCTTCCGGTAGAAGTACAAAGTGGGAAAACGACACTTCGAATCGATCGCGATGAAGGCATCCGAGCCGATTCGAGCGTTGAAGCGCTGGCTCGCCTGAAACCGGCCTTTGCCAAAGACGGAACCGTCACCGCCGGGAATGCTTCGCAACTCTCGGATGGGGCGGCCGCGCTGGTGATAGCTTCGGAAGTTTATGCCCAGAAGCAGGGCCAAAAACCTCTGGCGAAAATTCGCAGCCAGGCTACCAGCGGCGTCGATCCGAAGGATATATTCATCGCCCCGGTGGAAGCCATCCAGCGTGCAATTGCCAAAGCGGGATTGAAACTCGAAGACATCGATTATTTCGAAATCAACGAAGCGTTCGCGGCCCAAATGCTGGCCTGCTGTCGAGAATTGAAACTGGATCCGGAAAAAGTCAACGTGCAAGGCGGCGGCGTCGCCCTGGGCCATCCGATCGGAGCATCGGGTGCCCGGGTCCTCACCAGCCTGATTCACACGCTCAAAAGAACCGGGAAAAAATTCGGCTGTGCCAGCCTTTGCCTGGGCGGAGGCAACGCCGTGGCAGTGATCGTGGAAAATCTTGCTTAG